The nucleotide sequence TGCTCTTGGGATCAGCCTCCAACGTCCTACTCCAACAGTCGGCAGAATCCCTTGCTGGACGTGTCAGGTATATCGAAATGCCCCCTCTACAGCTTACTGAGGTGGGGGCTGATCAGTTGAATGCGCTCTGGCTGCGTGGTGGCTTTCCTGACAGCTTCATGGCTTCAAGCGATCAAGCCAGCATGGATTGGCGTCTAGATTTTCTGCGTACATATCTGGAACGTGACATCCCTGCCCTCGGACCGCGTATTCCAGCCGCAACCTTGCGGCGTTTCTGGACAATGCTTGCGCATGTGCAAGGTGGTCTATTGAACGCTGCAGCCCTCGCCGAGGGGCTGGGCGTCTCCGGCCAAACGATTGGACGCTACCTCGATCTGCTCGTTGATCTCATGCTGGTGCGGCGACTGCAGCCCTGGCATGAGAATGTCGGCAAGCGTTTGGTGAAATCGCCAAAGGTTTATGTCCGCGACAGCGGGGTCGTGCATGCCCTGTTAAGCATTGGGACAATCGAGGGCTTGCTCGGGCACCCCGTCGTTGGCGGCAGTTGGGAAGGGTTCTGTATCGAGGCCCTTCTTGCCGCTGCACCAACCGGCACCGAACCCTTCTTCTATCGCACTTCTGCCGGAGCTGAACTTGACTTGGTCCTTCGCCTGCCTGGGGGCGACATCTGGGCCGTTGAGATCAAGCGCACGACTGCGCCAAAGGTCTCGCGCGGGTTCTATGTGGGCGCGGAAGACATCAAGGCCAGCCGGAAGCTGTTGATCTACGCCGGAGAGCATGACGTCCCCGTGGCCGAAGGCGTTCGTGCAATGCCTCTTGAGCAAGGGATCGGGCTGTTGAGAGCACTATAGCGCAACGCTTGTTGCGCACGTGCACGAGAGTAAGGGGTCTACTTGTTTTGTTCAGTCTTAAGTACGCCGCGCATTTCCCTGTGGCATTTTTTCCGGTCCCCGCAGGTCTCCCGGTGCGTACCTGTTGCATGGAATGCACATCGCAGCGGCCGCCCCGTCTACAACGGCTGTGGCCCATCTTCCTCCCCTACCCTTCTATGCGGCGCTTCGCATCCAGCGTGGTCAGGCCTTGGTCAACCGCGCAGCTACCCTTCGGGCTGCATCAGTTTCACAAGCGCTGACAATGAAACCGCCAAAGGCTTCGGCTCAATCTCCATCTTGACCTCCGACCTGGAAATTACCATCGAACCCGTCGCGAGGTCGAACAGGACTGCCTTCGCGCAACGCGTCGCCGGACGCTCCCCGTGAGGCAAGCTGACCGAGTGCGGCGGCATCTAGAAGATTCA is from Pseudosulfitobacter sp. DSM 107133 and encodes:
- a CDS encoding ATP-binding protein, whose amino-acid sequence is MYKRQTHHFVQSALESQAAVVLLGPRQVGKTTLALDIASEQPSVYLDLERDADRQILTEPDLYLDEQAGKLVILDEVQQMPGLFKSLRGQIDQRRRAGFRAGQFLLLGSASNVLLQQSAESLAGRVRYIEMPPLQLTEVGADQLNALWLRGGFPDSFMASSDQASMDWRLDFLRTYLERDIPALGPRIPAATLRRFWTMLAHVQGGLLNAAALAEGLGVSGQTIGRYLDLLVDLMLVRRLQPWHENVGKRLVKSPKVYVRDSGVVHALLSIGTIEGLLGHPVVGGSWEGFCIEALLAAAPTGTEPFFYRTSAGAELDLVLRLPGGDIWAVEIKRTTAPKVSRGFYVGAEDIKASRKLLIYAGEHDVPVAEGVRAMPLEQGIGLLRAL